From the Lolium rigidum isolate FL_2022 chromosome 2, APGP_CSIRO_Lrig_0.1, whole genome shotgun sequence genome, one window contains:
- the LOC124688697 gene encoding serine carboxypeptidase 24-like has translation MAARRGAAGGGVVSVLVLWLLAAGGAAAHAVGAGPGEGDAQRALDRVEALPGQPAVTFAQYSGYVTVHEGHGRALFYWLTEADAADAASKPLVLWLNGGPGCSSVAYGASEEIGPFRIKPNGTGLYLNKYSWNKEANLLFLESPAGVGFSYSNTTSDLKTSGDERTAQDSLQFLVSWMSRFPEYQNRDFYITGESYAGHYVPQLARKIVEYNRASPHPFINLKGILVGNAVTDNYYDNIGTVTYWWTHAMISDRTYKAILKLCNFTSTNVSSACNRAMTYAMNHEFGDIDQYSIYTPSCHTSSDTSYSNSTSATTRHRPVLRFKDTLIRRRSNSYDPCTENYAERYYNRLDVQKAMHANTTRIPYRWTACSDVIIKTWKDSELSMLPTYRMLMKAGIRTWVFSGDTDSVVPVTATRFSLSHLGLKTKIRWYPWYTAGQVGGWSEVYEGLTFATIRGAGHEVPLIQPRRAFRMFVSFLAGKPLPAKN, from the exons ATGGCTGCGCGGCGTggtgctgccggcggcggcgttgtGAGCGTGTTGGTTCTGTGGCTGCTTGCGGCGGGAGGCGCTGCCGCCCATGCCGTCGGCGCTGGCCCCGGCGAGGGGGACGCCCAGCGGGCGCTGGACCGCGTGGAGGCGCTGCCGGGGCAGCCGGCGGTGACCTTCGCGCAGTACTCCGGGTACGTGACGGTGCACGAGGGGCACGGCCGCGCGCTCTTCTACTGGCTCACCGAGgccgacgccgccgacgccgccagcAAGCCCCTCGTCCTCTGGCTCAACGGAG GTCCTGGATGCTCTTCGGTGGCTTATGGCGCATCCGAGGAGATTGGCCCGTTCCGGATCAAACCCAACGGGACAGGCCTCTACCTCAACAAGTACTCATGGAACAAAG AAGCAAACCTTCTCTTCCTGGAGTCGCCGGCCGGAGTTGGTTTCTCCTACTCCAACACTACCTCCGATCTCAAGACTTCCGGCGACGAGAGAACCG CTCAAGATTCGCTGCAGTTCTTGGTCAGTTGGATGTCGCGGTTCCCGGAGTACCAGAACCGGGATTTCTACATCACTGGAGAAAGCTATGCTG GCCACTACGTCCCCCAATTGGCAAGGAAGATCGTCGAGTACAACAGGGCCTCACCGCATCCCTTCATCAACCTCAAGGGAATCCTT GTGGGGAATGCGGTGACTGACAACTACTACGACAACATCGGCACGGTGACATACTGGTGGACGCACGCCATGATCTCGGACCGCACCTACAAGGCCATCCTCAAGTTGTGCAACTTCACCAGCACCAACGTCTCGAGCGCCTGCAACCGTGCCATGACCTACGCCATGAACCACGAGTTCGGGGACATCGACCAGTACAGCATCTACACGCCTTCCTGCCACACCTCCTCGGACACGTCATACAGCAACTCCACCTCCGCAACCACCCGCCACCGTCCTGTGCTCAGGTTCAAGGACACCCTCATCCGCCGGAGGTCTAACAGCTATGATCCGTGCACCGAGAACTACGCTGAAAGGTACTACAACCGGCTGGACGTGCAGAAGGCCATGCACGCCAACACCACCAGGATCCCCTACAGATGGACTGCCTGCAG tgatgtgatcatcaagacaTGGAAAGACTCCGAGTTATCGATGCTGCCGACATACAGGATGTTGATGAAGGCTGGGATCAGGACATGGGTGTTCAG TGGTGACACGGATTCAGTTGTCCCGGTGACCGCAACGAGATTCTCGCTCAGCCACCTTGGTCTGAAGACTAAGATCCGCTGGTACCCATGGTACACGGCTGGTCAG GTAGGAGGATGGTCTGAGGTGTACGAAGGGCTGACATTCGCAACGATCAGAGGCGCAGGCCATGAGGTGCCACTGATTCAGCCAAGAAGGGCCTTCAGGATGTTCGTGTCATTCCTGGCTGGGAAGCCATTGCCTGCCAAGAACTAA
- the LOC124688698 gene encoding cytochrome c oxidase copper chaperone 2-like, whose product MASTDAPTPVQAPVCSIVKEAPAPATAESKPVDSPACSIVKETPAPATGSTPKKKICCACPDTKRLRDECIVEYGESACTKWIEAHKICLRAEGFKV is encoded by the coding sequence ATGGCCAGCACGGATGCCCCGACGCCTGTGCAGGCACCTGTGTGCTCGATCGTGAAGGAAGCGCCTGCTCCTGCTACCGCAGAATCGAAGCCTGTGGACTCACCCGCTTGCTCGATCGTGAAGGAAACGCCGGCTCCTGCCACCGGCTCGACGCCCAAGAAGAAGATCTGCTGCGCCTGCCCCGACACCAAGAGGCTGAGGGACGAGTGCATCGTCGAGTACGGAGAGTCCGCgtgcaccaagtggatcgaagctcACAAGATATGCCTCCGGGCTGAGGGGTTCAAGGTCTGA